Sequence from the Streptomyces peucetius genome:
CAGGGCGCCGGCGGACACCCGGCTCCCGGGCTTGGCGCGCAGGGAGCTGATGCTCCAGTACAGCGCGAGCGCCCCCAGCAGCAGAGCGATCTCGGGGAAGTCGAACAGTGCGAAGAAGAACGCCCACATACCCGACAGCAGCGCGTACCGGGCGCGGCGCTGCGCCGGGTCCGTCGGGTCCCAGCGCAGGCCACCGGGCCCGCCGGGTCCGCCGTTCCCGCCAGGACCGCTCTGCCCGGAGCCCGGGCGGCCGCCGAAGCCGCCGCCCGAACGGCCGGGTTGACGGCTGCTCCACCGGCCACCGCGGCCTGATCCCGACCCCGGTCCGGAGTCGCGGTCGGAGCCGTCGGAACCGGAGGGGTCGGAGGACGAGGAGTCGTCGTTCGACGAGGGGTGGCGCGGCTGCCACGGCTGGTCGGGCCTGCCCTCCGGCGGCGGCGCGAAGGGGTTGTTGTCGTCCGTGGACTGGCGCTCCCGCGGCAGCAGGAGGTCCGTACGACGGCGTCGGTCCGGCATCTGGTGAACGTCTTCCCCTCGTCATGCCCGTGATCGGGTCCGTCTGGGCGCGGTCCCTGCCCCCAGACGCTACCTTCCGGCCACGCCCCCGTCCCGCGGGGGCCGTTCTGTGTGCCGGTATCGTTGCTGACGGTCGACCTCTTCGTAGAGTTCCCCGTATCAGGGGATGCGACGCGTTTGTACGACCGCACAAAGTCGCACCGTAAGCCGCACCGTAACGCGAAAAGAGTTCCTCCCGTGGCTGCCGCCCGCCTCGTCGTCCTGGTCTCCGGATCGGGCTCGAATCTCCAGGCCCTGCTCGACGCGATCGCCGCCGATCCCGAAGGATTCGGGGCGGAAGTCGTCGCCGTGGGCGCCGACCGCGGCGAGATCGCCGGTCTCGAACGCGCCCGGCGCGCCGGGCTGCCGACCTTCGTCTGCCGGGTGAAGGACTTCGCCACCCGTGAGGAGTGGGACGCCGCCCTGACCGAGGCCACCGCCGCGTACGAGCCCGACCTCGTCGTCTCGGCCGGCTTCATGAAGATCGTGGGGAAGGAATTCCTCGCACGGTTCGGCGGGCGCATCGTCAACACGCACCCCGCGCTGCTGCCCAGTTTCCCCGGTGCCCACGGAGTGCGGGACGCGCTCGCGTACGGCGCGAAGGTCACCGGATGCACCGTCCACTTCGTCGACGACGGCGTCGACACCGGACCGATCATCGCCCAGGGCGTGGTCGACGTACGGGACACGGACGACGAAGACGCTCTCCACGAGCGCATCAAGGAAGTCGAGCGATCGCTGCTCGTCGAGGTCGTGGGGCGTCTCGCCCGGCACGGCTACCGCATTGAGGGACGAAAGGTTCATGTCGGTGAATAAGTCGGGTAACAAGCCCATCCGTCGCGCACTGGTCAGCGTCTACGACAAGACGGGTCTTGAGGAGCTTGCCCGCGGGCTGCACGAGGCCGGTGTCGAGCTCGTGTCCACCGGCTCGACCGCCTCGAAGATCGCCGCCGCCGGTGTCCCCGTGACCAAGGTCGAGGAGCTGACCGGCTTCCCCGAGTGCCTGGACGGCCGCGTCAAGACGCTGCACCCCCGCGTCCACGCCGGCATCCTCGCCGACCTGCGCCTGGACGCGCACCGCGAGCAGCTCGCCGAGCTGGGCGTGGAGCCGTTCGACCTGGTCGTGGTGAACCTGTACCCGTTCAAGGAGACCGTCGCCTCCGGCGCGAGCCCCGACGAGTGCGTCGAGCAGATCGACATCGGCGGCCCGTCCATGGTCCGCGCCGCCGCCAAGAACCACCCGTCCGTGGCGGTCGTCACCAGCCCCGCCCGCTACGCGGACGTGCTCGCGGCCGTCCGCGAGGGGGGCTTCGACCTGCCGGCGCGGGGGCGGCTCGCCGCGGAGGCCTTCCAGCACACCGCCGCGTACGACGTGGCCGTCGCCTCCTGGTTCGCGTCCTCGTACGCGCCCGCCGACGAGAGTGGCTTCCCCGACTTCCTGGGCGCCACCTGGGAGCGCGAGAACGTGCTGCGCTACGGCGAGAACCCGCACCAGCCCGCCGCGCTCTACACCTCCGGCAGCGGCGGCCTCGCACAGGCCGAGCAGCTGCACGGCAAGGAGATGTCCTACAACAACTACACGGACACCGACGCCGCGCGCCGTGCCGCGTACGACCACTCCGAGCCCTGTGTCGCGATCATCAAGCACGCCAACCCGTGCGGCATCGCCATCGGCGCGGACGTCGCCGAGGCGCACCGCAAGGCGCACGCCTGCGACCCGCTGTCCGCCTTCGGCGGTGTGATCGCCGTCAACCGCCCGGTGTCCGTGGCGATGGCCGAGCAGGTCGCCGAGATCTTCACCGAGGTCATCGTCGCGCCCGGTTACGAGGACGGCGCGGTCGAGGTCCTGGCCAAGAAGAAGAACATCCGCGTGCTGCGGGCCGACGGTGCCCCGGCGAACCCGGTGGAGCTCAAGCCCATCGACGGCGGCGCGCTGCTCCAGGTCACCGACCGCCTCCAGGCCGAGGGCGACGACCCGGCCGGCTGGACGCTCGCCACCGGCGAGGCGCTGTCCGCCGACGAGCTCGCCGAGCTGGCCTTCGCCTGGAAGGCGTGCCGCGCGGTCAAGTCCAACGCGATCCTGCTCGCCAAGGGCGGTGCTTCCGTGGGCGTCGGCATGGGCCAGGTCAACCGGGTCGACTCCGCCAAGCTGGCGGTCGAGCGGGCCGGTGAGGAGCGGGCGCAGGGCTCGTACGCTGCCTCCGACGCGTTCTTCCCGTTCCCCGACGGTCTGGAGATCCTGACCGCGGCGGGCGTCAAGGCCGTCGTGCAGCCGGGTGGTTCGGTCCGTGACGAGCTGGTCGTCGAGGCGGCGAAGAAGGCCGGCGTGACGATGTACTTCACGGGGACGCGGCACTTCTTCCACTGATGCGCCCCGTCGGACCGCCGCATGCCGCGGCGGTCCGGCAGCGGTGGCCCGCCCCCGCACGGGGGCGGGCCACCATGTCGTTCGGGAGGGCCGCACGCGGCCGGTGGTCAGGTCCGCTCGCGCAGTGCGCCCCAGGTGTCGGGGCCGACCACACCGTCGACGAGGAGCCCCTTGTCGCCGTAGCGCGTGATCGTGGTGCCGGAGTAGTGGGTGCACTGCGAGATCCACGCCGGTGCGACCGGTTTGGGCGTGGTCCCGGCCGGGCCGGGGTGACACCGGGCCGCGGCGCGGCCGTCTCGCGGCCGGGAGCGGAGCTGTCGACGGCCGTCGGCGACAGGGAGGACGCGGACCGCACGGGGTGGTCGGCGGCCCATGCGCAGGACTCCTCGGCGCCCCGCCCCCTCGCAGACGTGGGCCGGCACGGCGGGCCCGGGCAGTGTCGATCTGCTCGCCGTAGCGGTCGCGCAGCTTGTTCACGTAGTGCGCTTCGCGCTCCGCGCCGATCGCACGCAGACGCACCCGGCGCGCGCACTCGGCGTCTGCCACGGCGATGGCGGTCTCCGCATCGAACGCGGCGTCCGCGGGCTGCTCAAGGGCGATGTCGACGGCGGCCTGCCTGACGTCGCCCGGGCCGCAGTACGGGTGGCCCTCGGCCCGCATGCACCGGGACCAGGCCGCCAGCGCGGCGGCGAACCGCTCGTCCTGCATCAGGTCGGGGACGTACGACGGCGTACGTCGCCGTGCGGCTGTAGTTGCTGAGCGACCAGTACGTGTCCGTCGCGGTGATCCGGCCCGCACAGCGCGAGACGCCGCCGTGCGGAATGGTCAGCAGGGAGTGCGTACCGGCCGATGCTCCCCCGGCCGAAGCGGAGGGTCTCTCCAGGCGACAGCCATACCGGGCCCCGGCACCACGATGATGGTGTACATGAACTCATCCCTTCCCCCAAGGTGCCGCCGTGAGGGTAGGGAACGCCGATAAACATCTGCATGACATGCAGGCCGGTACGGCGCCACGCGTGATCGCGCGGCGCCGTACCGGCCGAAGGCGTCAGGCGTTCATGCGCTCATGCCGTGCTCAGCACTCGCCGCGCCAGTGGAAGCGGTCGATCGTCCTGCCGCAGTCCGGGAAGTTCCCCCGCCCCTCTGCCGTGCCGTAGTGGAGGCACATGCTGCCGCCTTCCCTGAAGTACACCTGCACATGGTCGTATCCCGGCTGCGGATCGCCGTTGTTCCAGAACGACTTGCGCAGGCCGCAGGCGCTGCTGGGCTCGTCGGTGTCCGACCTGCAGACCGTGCCGGTGCCGTCGGCGCCGGAGTAGAAGCAGACGCTGCCCGCCGGGCAGTCCTGCCAGGCGGCCGGTGTGTCCGAGCAGTTCCGGCTGGTGCCGTCCGGCCATTCCCTGTTGGTGCCCGTGTACTGGACACCGTCGAAGTGCACGGCCACGCGGTGGCGTACGTCGGTGAAGTCCCCCGATGCCAGATAGCGCTGCTCGTAGTGCAGATGGGCCCAGCCGGAGGCGCCCGTCGTCCCGATGCGTCCGATCCGGGTGGACGGCAGGACCGTCTGCCCCTTGCGGACGTAGGTCGTGGGCGCGTCCTTGAGGTGGTAGTACGCCGTGAACCAGCCGTTGCCGTGACTGATCTGGATGGTGTTCCCGGAGCCGTTGTCCCAGTGGGTGGCGGAGACCGTGCCGGCGGCGGAGGCGAGGACCGGCTTGCCGTCGGAGCCGGTGTTGCCCTTCACGAGGATGTCCAGTGCCGGGTTGTGGTCGGAGCCGTAGGTGTTGAGCTGCCACGCCGTGCCGCACGGGAACGGCATCCGGAACGGCGGCTTGGCCGCCGCCGTCGTGCCGGCGGCCCGGCCGGACCCTCCGGTCGGCCGTGGCGGAGACGGTCCCGCCCGCCAGCCCGAGCACCGCGACCCCCGCGAGCAGCACGGCCCGCAGCCTGCCCGGCCGGCCGGGCCGCGTCCGTCCGTGCATGTACCGCAGCATGATCCCCCCAGTGGACGGTGCCGACGCCGTCTCCTCGGGCGGCATCGGCACACATGCTGGGGCCGGGGGCACCTCCCGGGACACCTCGGACGTACGAGGGTGTGTGCCGGGACCGGCCGGGCGAGGGTTGCCCCCGGGCGCCCCGGAAAGGTCGAAGGCCGTGAACCCGCCGGGGCGGGTTCACGGCCTTCGAAGCGGCAGCGCGGCGGGACTTACGCGCGCTGACGGTTGAACCAGGCGCCACCGTCGGACTTGCCGACGAACACGGCGACGAGGATCGCGAGAACGGTGTGCACCAGGCCCACCAGGATGAACGGGTAGATACCGAGCACCGCGGTGATGATGCCGAACACCATGGCGGCGATGCGGATGCCGTTGCCGCCGCTGCCGAACTTGGCACCGAGGACGATGGCGAACACACCCCACGCGAGGATGAGCGCCACCACGAACCAGATGACGCCGATGGAATAGTCGGCGGCCTCCTGGAACTGCAGCTCGTCGCGGAGTGCCGGGTCGTCCTTGGCCGCGCTGACGCCGAAGGCGGTCAGTGCGCCGAGGATCACACCGATCATCTGGAGACCGCCGATGACGAACAGCATCACGCGGGCCGCCTTGACGCCGCCCGGCATCTCCTGCGGACCGACCGGCGCGTAACCGCCGCCGCCGTACGGCTGGACCGGCGGGGCCTGGGGGTAGCCGTAGCCGGGCTGCTGGCCCTGCTGCTGGCCGTAGGGGTTGTTCGGGTCGCCGAAGCTCATGGCGGGTTCCTCCGTGTGAAATGCGGGGACGACGCGGTCCGAGCGGAGGAACTGCACGGTCTTTACTGTTTTGCCCCCCGGCACTGCCCGCGGCACTGCGCGGCTCATCGTCGTCTGAGAGTTGACTTTTTGTCCAGCCGGTATCCGTATGTGTTGTGCAAGTGCAACCTGTTGGCCATCCGATCGTCGAGACGCGGGGCGAGCGGATTGGAACCGGGGCGGGTGCATCCGCGAGGATGGGGGTATGACTGCCCAGATTCTCGATGGCAAGGCCACCGCAGCCGCGATCAAGTCCGAACTGACCGCCCGCGTGGCGGCCCTCAAGGAGCGGGGTGTCACGCCCGGCCTCGGGACCCTGCTCGTCGGGGACGACCCGGGGAGCCGCTGGTACGTCAACGGCAAGCACCGTGACTGCGCACAGGTCGGCATCGCGTCGATCCAGCGCGAACTGCCCGACACCGCCACCCAGGAGGACATCGAGGCGGTCGTACGGGAGCTCAACGAAAATCCCGAGTGCACCGGTTACATCGTTCAACTGCCCCTTCCCAAGGGCATCGACGCCAACCGGGTGCTGGAGCTGATGGACCCGGACAAGGATGCGGACGGGCTGCACCCGATGAGCCTCGGCCGGCTGGTGCTCGGCATCGAGGGGCCGCTGCCGTGCACCCCGTACGGCATCATCCAGCTGCTGCGCCACCACGGCGTGGAGATCAAGGGCGCGAACGTCGTGGTCGTCGGGCGCGGCATCACCATCGGACGGCCGATGCCGCTGGTGCTGACCCGGAAGTCCGAGAACGCGACGGTGACGCAGTGCCACACCGGTACGCGTGATCTCTCCGCCCATCTGCGCCAGGCCGACATCATCGTCGCTGCCGCCGGTGTGCCGCACCTGATCCGGCCCGAGGACGTCAAGCCGGGCGCGGCCGTGCTCGACGTCGGCGTCAGCCGCGACGAGGACGGCAAGATCGTCGGCGACGTCCACCCGGATGTCGCGGAGGTGGCCGGCTGGGTCGCCCCGAACCCGGGCGGTGTCGGCCCGATGACGCGGGCGCAGCTGCTGGTCAACGTGGTCGAGGCGGCCGAGCGCGCGGCGTCGGCCGGGTCCGCGGCCTGACGGGTGGCTGACCCCATGGAGGTACGCATGGACAACGGCGCCGCCCACGGTTCGGGCGACGCCGCCCGGCAGGCCGGGCCGGACGCCTCGGGCGACGCCGGGGCCGGCCGTCCCGCGGCCGGCGGGACGGCGGCCGGCGGCGATGTGCCCGGCCGCGAGGTCGAGGCCGAAGCCGACGCCGAGGCGGGCGCCGGGGCCGCCGAGACGTCCGGGGAGCCGGAGGACGGTCCGGAGGACCGCCGGACAGGGTCCCGGCGGCCGCCCGCCGTTACGACCGACACCGCGCGCCCCGAGGGCGGCGGTCGCGCCGCGTCCGGGGACGCTCCCGCCCCCGCCCGCCAGTGGCCGCTGCTGAGCGTGCTCGCCCTGGTCGGCGGCGGCCTGCTGTTCGTCGGCACCGACGCGTTCGCCGACGCGGTCCGGGTCGGCACGATCCTGATCGGCGCCGGACTGATCCTCGGCGCCGTGCTGCGCCGCGTCACTCCGTCCGTCGGCATGCTCGCCGTTCGCTCCCGGTTCACCGACATGATCACGTACGGCCTGCTCGGCACGGTGATCGTGCTGCTCGCGCTGGTGGCGCAGCCGAAGCCGTGGGTCGATGTGCCCTTCCTGGAAAACGCGGTTCATTTCACGGTGCGTTAGCGCCGGGGTCCGAAGTGTCGCCCTCTCGCGCGAGTAGCGTGATTCGGAGATGGCCCGTTCGTCACCCACCGTGGCAGCGGACCGGTTGCCGCGCGAGAGGGACGTTCACCCGATGGCCAAGATCAAGGTAGCCAACCCAGTCGTCGAGCTCGACGGCGACGAGATGAGCCGCATCATCTGGCAGTTCATCAGAAACAAGCTGATCCTGCCGTACCTCGATGTCGAGCTGCACCGCTTCGACCTGGGCATCCAGCATCGCGATGCCACCGGCGACCAGGTCACCGCCGATGCCGCCGACGCGATCGCGCGGCACGGCGTGGGCGTCAAGTGCGCCACGATCGGGCCCGACGAGGCGCGGGTCGAGGAGTTCAACCTCAAGGCGATGTACCGATCGCCCGACGACACGATCCGCGAAGCCCTCGGCGGTGTCGTCTTCCGTGAGCCCGTCGTCCTCAAGAACGTTCCCCGCCCCGTGCCGCGCTGGACGAAGCCGGTCGTCGTCGCCCGGGGCGCCTTCGGTGACCAGTACCGGGCCACGGACCTCAAGATCCCGGGCCCCGGCACGCTGACGATGACGTACCTCCCCGAGGACGGCTCGGACCCGGTCGAGGTCCAGGTGCACGCCTTCCCCGGCCCCGGTGTCGCGATCGGCATGGCCGATCACGACGCGTCGGTCCGCGACTTC
This genomic interval carries:
- the purN gene encoding phosphoribosylglycinamide formyltransferase, translated to MAAARLVVLVSGSGSNLQALLDAIAADPEGFGAEVVAVGADRGEIAGLERARRAGLPTFVCRVKDFATREEWDAALTEATAAYEPDLVVSAGFMKIVGKEFLARFGGRIVNTHPALLPSFPGAHGVRDALAYGAKVTGCTVHFVDDGVDTGPIIAQGVVDVRDTDDEDALHERIKEVERSLLVEVVGRLARHGYRIEGRKVHVGE
- the purH gene encoding bifunctional phosphoribosylaminoimidazolecarboxamide formyltransferase/IMP cyclohydrolase; protein product: MSVNKSGNKPIRRALVSVYDKTGLEELARGLHEAGVELVSTGSTASKIAAAGVPVTKVEELTGFPECLDGRVKTLHPRVHAGILADLRLDAHREQLAELGVEPFDLVVVNLYPFKETVASGASPDECVEQIDIGGPSMVRAAAKNHPSVAVVTSPARYADVLAAVREGGFDLPARGRLAAEAFQHTAAYDVAVASWFASSYAPADESGFPDFLGATWERENVLRYGENPHQPAALYTSGSGGLAQAEQLHGKEMSYNNYTDTDAARRAAYDHSEPCVAIIKHANPCGIAIGADVAEAHRKAHACDPLSAFGGVIAVNRPVSVAMAEQVAEIFTEVIVAPGYEDGAVEVLAKKKNIRVLRADGAPANPVELKPIDGGALLQVTDRLQAEGDDPAGWTLATGEALSADELAELAFAWKACRAVKSNAILLAKGGASVGVGMGQVNRVDSAKLAVERAGEERAQGSYAASDAFFPFPDGLEILTAAGVKAVVQPGGSVRDELVVEAAKKAGVTMYFTGTRHFFH
- a CDS encoding peptidoglycan-binding domain-containing protein; translated protein: MGRRPPRAVRVLPVADGRRQLRSRPRDGRAAARCHPGPAGTTPKPVAPAWISQCTHYSGTTITRYGDKGLLVDGVVGPDTWGALRERT
- a CDS encoding peptidoglycan DD-metalloendopeptidase family protein → MPFPCGTAWQLNTYGSDHNPALDILVKGNTGSDGKPVLASAAGTVSATHWDNGSGNTIQISHGNGWFTAYYHLKDAPTTYVRKGQTVLPSTRIGRIGTTGASGWAHLHYEQRYLASGDFTDVRHRVAVHFDGVQYTGTNREWPDGTSRNCSDTPAAWQDCPAGSVCFYSGADGTGTVCRSDTDEPSSACGLRKSFWNNGDPQPGYDHVQVYFREGGSMCLHYGTAEGRGNFPDCGRTIDRFHWRGEC
- a CDS encoding bifunctional methylenetetrahydrofolate dehydrogenase/methenyltetrahydrofolate cyclohydrolase produces the protein MTAQILDGKATAAAIKSELTARVAALKERGVTPGLGTLLVGDDPGSRWYVNGKHRDCAQVGIASIQRELPDTATQEDIEAVVRELNENPECTGYIVQLPLPKGIDANRVLELMDPDKDADGLHPMSLGRLVLGIEGPLPCTPYGIIQLLRHHGVEIKGANVVVVGRGITIGRPMPLVLTRKSENATVTQCHTGTRDLSAHLRQADIIVAAAGVPHLIRPEDVKPGAAVLDVGVSRDEDGKIVGDVHPDVAEVAGWVAPNPGGVGPMTRAQLLVNVVEAAERAASAGSAA
- a CDS encoding DUF3017 domain-containing protein — translated: MDNGAAHGSGDAARQAGPDASGDAGAGRPAAGGTAAGGDVPGREVEAEADAEAGAGAAETSGEPEDGPEDRRTGSRRPPAVTTDTARPEGGGRAASGDAPAPARQWPLLSVLALVGGGLLFVGTDAFADAVRVGTILIGAGLILGAVLRRVTPSVGMLAVRSRFTDMITYGLLGTVIVLLALVAQPKPWVDVPFLENAVHFTVR